The Candidatus Goldiibacteriota bacterium HGW-Goldbacteria-1 DNA segment CTGTAATTATCATTATCCACCACATAAACATTACCTGCAGAATCTACTGCAATTCCCATAGGAGCTTTGAACTCCCCATCTCCGGTTCCTAAACTTCCCCATTTTGTTATAAATGTTCCTTCTGATGTGAATTTTTGTATCCTGTGATTACCATACTCCGACACATAAACATTTCCTGCAGAATCTACTGCCACTCTCATAGGATTATTAAACTCCCCATCTCCGGTTCCGCCACTTCCCCATTTTGTTATAAACACACCTGATGATGTAAATTTTTGTATCCTGTTATTCCAACTGTCCACCACATAAACATTATCCACAGAATCTACTGCCAGTCCCATAGAGGCATCAAACTGTCCGTCCGCAGTTCCTTCACTTCCCCATTTTTTTACAAACACTCCTGCTGATGTGAATTTTTGTATATTGTAATTTTCATAATCCGACACATATACATTTCCAGCAGAATCCACTGCCACTCCGGCAGGATAATAAAACTGCCCGTCTCCGGTTCCATAACTCCCCCATTTTGTCACAAACGTCACTGCCAATTTATCCGGCGCTACCGGTGAGCTTGTTTCTTTACAGCTTATTAACGCCACACATAACATAACTGAAATAACTATTATTTTTTTGATATTATTACCTCCCATTAACATTTAAACCTAAACTGTATAATAATTCCCTTCTATTTTAAAACTTATCTTAATTTTATACCTTTTATATATTTAGTCAATAAGCTATAAACAATAGGTTTCACAGTGTGCGACAATTACTCCCTTATAAACTCCACAGGTTTGGAGGAGATGGGGATTACGGCGATGCTGTAAGGGGATGTTATTACCTGCGCGGTAATCGCGCCTTTTGCCGGCGCGGTTTAGGAGTAGAACATTACTATTTTTGTCTCCTGCTATTAAAAATCAATACCTTATTGTTGAGCAAACTTTTGTATCCTGTTATTTCCACCATCCACCACATAAACATTTCCCGCTGAATCTATTGCTACCCCGCAAGGATCATTAAATTGCCCGTTTCCATTTCCATAACTTCCCCATTTTATTACAAACACTCCTTCTGATGTAAATTTTTGTATCCTACAATTATCCTTATCTGCCACATAAACATTTCCCGCAGAATCTACTGCAACTCCGTGAGGTTCATCAAACTGCCCGTCTCCGGTTCCAAAACTTCCCCATTTTGCCACGAACACACCTTCTGATGTGAATTTTTGTATTCTGTTATTATCAAAATCCGACACATAAATATTACCTGTAGAATCTACTGCCACTCCGTAAGGAGAATAAAATTGTCCGTCTGAATTTCCTTCACTTCCCCATTTTTTTATAAACATACCTGCTGATGTAAATTTTTGTATCCTATGATTATTACTATCCGTCACATAAACATTTCCTGCAGAATCTACTGCTATTCCGCGAGGACCATCAAACTTCCCATCTGCCGTTCCTTCGCTTCCCCATGTTGTTATAAACACCCCTGCCGATGTAAATTTTTGTATCCTGTCATTAGCCGCATCCGACACATAAACATTACCTGTGGAATCTACCGCTACGTCATAAGGATTATAAAAATACCCATCCGAAGTCCCATAACTTCCCCATTTTGTCATAAACACACCTGCTGATGTATATTTTTTTATCCTGTTATTGCCACTATCTGTAACATAAACATTACCTGTGGAATCTACCGCCACTCTGGAAGGATAATAAAACTGCCCGTCTTCTGTCCCATAACCGCCCCATTTTGTTACAAACACCACTGACATTGTCGCAGTTTGAGTCGCTTGTGCAGTTGCTGTCTGTTGAGCTATTGCCGTAGCTGTCTGCTGCGCACTAATACCGGCAGTTCCCAGAGCTATTGCTGTTTGTGTTATTTGTGCCTCTGATATTTGTGTATCTGTCGAAAAAATAACCGGGTCTTCCACGGGTACCGGCGAGATATGCCTGTTACACCCAATTAACGCCATGCATAACATAACTGAAAGAACTATTATTTTTTTCATATTGTTACCTCCACTTAATATTCAGCCTTGCGTAGTTTTATAATTATAAAAATTCTATTGTTCAACAAACTTTTGTATTCTGTCATTATACATGTCCGTCACATAAATATTACCCGTGGTATCCACTGCTATTCCGTCAGGACCATCAAACTGCCCGTCAGCGGTTCCTTCACTCCCCCATTTTGTTATAAACACACCTGTTGATGTGAGTTTTTGTATCCTGCTATTAGTACTATCCACCACATAAATATTACTGGCAGAATCTACTTCCACTCCGCAAGGATCATTAAACTGCCCATCTGCCGTTCCTTCACTCCCCCATTTTGCCACAAATACACCTGTTGATGTAAACTTATGTATTCTGTCATTATTTTCATCCGCCACATAAATATTATCTGCGGAATCTATTGCAATTCCATAAGGATAACCAAACTGCCCATCTTCAGTTCCCTGACTCCCCCATTTTGTTATGAACACACCTTCTGATGAAAACTTTTGTATTCTGCGATTACCGCTATCCGACACATAAACATTACCTGTGGAATCTATTGCCACATCGCTGGGATTCCAAAACTTCCCGTCTTCAGTTCCAAAACTTCCCCATTTTGTTATAAACACCCCTGCCGATGTAAATTTTTGTATTCTGGCATTGCCATATTCTGTAACATAAATATTACCTGTGGAATCTACCGCAATTCCACAAGGATAACTTAACTGCCCATCTTCAGTCCCTTGATTTCCCCATTTTGTTACAAACACTCCTTCTGATGTAAACTTTTGTATTCTGTTATTATCTTGATCCACCACATAAACATCACCTGCAGCAGATGCTGCAATTCCGCTGGGATAACTAAACTGACCATCTCCGGTTCCATAGTTCCCCCACTTTGCCGCAAACGTCACTATCGGATTAATCTCAGGATTATCCGCCGCTGCCGGTAAGCTTGCTTTTTTACAGCTGATTAACACCACACATAACATAACTGAAATAACTATTATTTTTTTCATATTATCACCTCTATTTAGCATTCAATCACACTTCGTTTTGTAATTATATAAATCCTATTGTGGAGCAAACTTTTGAATTCTGCTATTGTAGGTGTCCGCTACGTAAATATTACCTGTTAAATCCACTGCTATTCCAAAAGGATTATGAAACTCCCCGTCTCCGCCTCCACAACCACCCCATATTGTTATAAGCACTCCTGCCGATGTAAACTTTTTTATCCTTTCATTATACTGATCCACCACATATACATTATCTGAAGAATCTACTGCCACCCCGTAAGGATTATAAAACTGGCCTTCTCCATATCCAAAACCACCCCATTTTGTTAAAAATACTCCTGCTGATGTGAATTTTTGTATCCTGCTATTATCTTCATCCGCCACATATACATTACCCGCAGAATCTGCTGCTACTCCGGTAGGACCCCAAAACTGTCCATCTCCAGTTCCACGGCTTCCCCATTTTGTTATAAACACTCCTTCTGATGTGAATTTTTGTATTCTATAATTATCTGAATCCGTCACATATATATTACCCGCAGAATCTGCCGCTACTCCCCAGGGATAATTAAACTGCCCGTCTGCGTTTCCGGAACTTCCCCATTTTGTTATAAATACTCCTGCTGATGTGAATTTTTGTATTCTATGATTAAGCCTATCCGCAATATATACATTATCTGCAGAATCTATTGCAACTCCGTCAGGGCTACTAAACTGCCCATCTGCGTTTCCTTCACTTCCCCATTTTGTTAAAAACACTCCTGCTGATGTGAATTTTTGTATCCTACAATTACCTGAATCCGTAACATATATATTACCCGTAGAATCCGCTGCTACTCCGCGAGGATAATTAAACTGTTTATCGCTTCCTCCTATAATATACAAAGGCATAACTATTCTTGGTGTAAGTGTCGGATTTATTATTTGATCTTCCCCTGCTGCCGGTGAATTCATCTTTACACAACCTATTAATGCCAAATATAGCACAAACGATATAAATAATATTTTTTTGATATTATTACCTCCCATTAACATTTAAACCTAAAGTGCATAATAATTCCCTTCTATTTTGAAACTTATACTAATTTTATGCTTTTTATATATTAAGTCAATACGCTATAAACAATAAGTTTCATAGCGTGCGACAATTATTCCCTTATAAACTCCACAGGTTTGGAGGAGATGGGGATTACGGCGATGCTGTAAGGGGATGTTATCATCTGCGCGGTAATTGCGCCTTTTTCCGGCGCGGTTTCAGAGTACAGAATCACAATCTTTGTTTCCTGTATGGATATGCTTTTAATTTTCGCGGAGTATCCTGCCGTGGGTTTTTCGCCGGAATTTACCAGCACCACCATCTGCCTTGAAAAATCCACTTTGCCCAGCCACGGGTTGTCCGCAATTATCCCGGGCGCCAGATTCCATATCATTTTATTTTTAAAAACCACTTTCATTCCCGCTGCCATACCTGAATTTGTGCCTGAAAAAACTTCTTTGCTGAACGGGTTTATCTCCTGTTCCTGCAGCTGTACAGAAGCTGCGGATGCCGGAGCAATTTCATCCGCCGTATCATACGCGGGCGCGGCAGCGCTTTTTGACGCCATTCCTGCGGCAGGCGCGGCCTCTGCTTTAGTCATATTTGCCCTTGACGGCGCGGCGCTTTTCTTTTTAGCGTATGTAATTGCGGCAGGCGCTTCTGATTTTAACGGCGCAAGGTCAGCCATATTTATTCCCTGTTTTACACTTTTTAATTCCTCTGTGTCTTTTGCCCTCTCTGCAACGACAGGCTTTTGAACACTTTCCGCTTCCAGCCACTCTTTATCCGCTTTTATGGTTTTTGTATCGTATATCTGCCTTACTAAAACGCCGACAATAAGCATTGCCGCAACAGTACCTGAAACTTTCATAAAAACAGGCCAGCTGAATTTATTTTTTGCTTTTTTACTGTCAGCTTCATCAAGCCTTTTGCTTAAGGTTGCCAGAAAATTAACAGGAAGGTCTTCAGCGCGGCCGCTTTTGGCATACTGAACCGCGTTCTTCAGCGCATCCAGCTGGTGCCTGCACTCTTTGCATGTTTTTAAATGCGCAAGAAAATCTTTCAGCTGCTCTCCCTTTAACGTTCCGTCAATATAATCTGATATTAAGCCGTAAGCTTTTTTATGCTCCATTTTATCCACCCTGCATCTTTATGAATTTTTGTTTAAACGCTTCCCTTGCCCTTGCTATTCTTGATTTCACGGTCCCTGTATTAAGCCCGGTCATCGCGGCAATTTCATCGTAGCTTTTTTCTTCCATATCCCTTAACACTATCATTTCCCGCGCGTCCGGATTTAAAAGCGCCAACACCGCGTATATTTCATCATTCTTCTGCCTGTCTTCCAGAACTTTATCAGCGGGCGGGTCTGAAGACGCATACTGTTTTTTCATTTCACCATCATCACTTTCATAATTGTCATCAAGCGAATCGTGTTTTGTAAAAAACCTGCGAATTTCGTATCTTACCGTATTTTTCCACGCGTTCACGGCTATTCGCCTTACCCACGCGGAAAACGGGCTGTCTTCACGGAAGCTGCCTATGCTTTTATATGCGTTAACAAACGCGTCCTGCGCTATGTCCTGCGCTTTGTGGCGGTCACCGCATAACCGCAGCGCAAGGTTATATATTTCTTTCGCGCATGAAGCCGCAAGCGCTTCAAAAGCCCTTCTGTCGCCGTCTTTGGCAAGCTTTACAAGCTGTTTTTCTTCCAAGTTTCACCTTTAATGACACCAAATTTTAAAATATGTTCCATATGTAAATATAGCGGATTAAGTTATAGGCAATTAAGCTATAGCGAAACATAAAACATAGCGGATTAAGCTATAGCGAAAACATAGCACCGTAGCGATTTAAGCTATAAGCTATAGCGAAACATAAAACATAGCGGATTAAGCAATTAAGCTATAGCGTAAACATAAACCATATTTCCTTTTTTTAGCTTATGCCTAATTGCTTATTAGCTTTTTGCTTACGTTCTCCGCTATAGCTTAATTGCTTATAAACTTTTTGCTTATCTTTTCGCTATAGCTTATCCCTCTATTATTTAAATACAAACCTTCCCCTTGCCGCTTCTTTACCGCTTTCTTTTTTTATAACCGCGCAGGCAAAGGTGTTTTCATCTTTCTTTTCAAGCACTGCCGTAACCCTGCCGCCATATTCCGCCTCTTCCATAAAATTTATCAGCAGGCTTTTTACCTCGTGCGTTTCAAGGTATTCCTTTGTCAGCGTTTCGTTCATCCAATCAATATACGACACATTATTAACATGCCTGTTTACGTCAAATTCCCCAAACTTAACTTTATATTCCGCTGACGCCACAGGGTTTAAAACCGCTTCCACTTTGCCCGCTTCCCTGCCTATGGCGCTTTTATCTTTCTGCTCCGGCCATTTTTCAGCCACGCTCTTTAAAGGCTGAATCTTTTTTGTCACAGGGTCTATTACCACCCAAGTGGTGGTGGCAGCAGCTATCCTTATGCCATTTTCATCAGTAACATCGTAATCACGAAACGCGGAAACTTTTCCCACGTTTTTTGACCACGTCTCAACAGTTAATTTATTTCCCCAGGCCGCTGTTTTATAAATTTCCACTTCAAGGCGCATCATTGCCCATATATGGCCGCTTTTAAGCATTGCGCCTTTTACTTTTTCAATTTCGCTGTAATGGCGCCACGCCGTATTCTGAAGGTAATTGCACAGCGCAGTAATTTTCAGCCTGCCGTTTATGTCAGCGTCATATACATTAACATCATATTTTTCTGTCCAAATTCCCGGTGCCTGTTCCATCGTTTACCCCGCTTTGCCTGTATTCTATATATGGTAATACTAAGCCAAAATATGTAATTTATAAAGTCTTTTTTATTACGTCCGGGAGTTTTAGAGGCCCCGGATAAGATTACGGAGTTACAGAGGGGGGAGGGATAATAATCTTAATCCGGAGCCATAAGTTGGACGTGATAAGGTATGCCATAGTTCCCGGATTATTTAATTTATAAGCCCCGGAGCAATTGGGGATGAGGGAGGAAGTTAATTGCCCGCGGGGCTTATATATATATGACGTGATAAAACATAAAAAGGGTTGCATATTACGCCCGTAAACTGTTTTGTCTTTGCTGATGACAAAAAAATAATATTGCTGTAAAATTACCGTCATGACAGATAAAAAACTTATTCACCTTACAGAACTTTCACTTAGGCTGCTGATTTTCTCCGCGGCTTTTATTGTGCCGCTTGCGTTTTACCTTAACGCCCATGAAAGCTTTGAAATGCCCAAGTCAGCCGCTTTCTTCTCTTTTACAGCCCTGGCAGCAGCCCTGCTTTTTATAAAGATGGCGCTTAAAAAAGAAAGCGTACTGTTTGTAACGCCGTTTTCTTTTCCCGCAGCCCTTTTAGCCGCCGCCTTTACCGCTTCGTTTATAAGCGGCACAATTTTTAACCCGAATGCCGTATTGCTTCACTGGCAGTTTTTAAAACTGTGCCTTCTTATTATATTGTCCTATTTCCTTATTATTAATACTTTTTTTAAGCGGGACATTCCCCGCCTGCTTTACATTATAATAGCTTCACATTTTATCGTATCAACTTACGGGGTAATGCAGTATTTTCACATGGATTTCATAAAGTGGGTTTCTTTCGGCGAAGGCCGCGTTTATTCCACGCTTGGAAATCCGGACTACATGGCAGCGCAGTTTTCAATACTGATCCCGGTTTTAATCGCGGTTTTGCTTTCACCCATAAACAAACTTGCCAAATTTTTCAGCGGCTTATGTATTTTAATGATGTTCTTTCTGATTATTGTATCGCAGGGACGCGGCGCATGGCTTGGTTTTCTTGGCTCTCTGGCTTATCTGTTTATAATGTTTGGAATATTTTACGGCAAAACGTATTTTGCGCGCCATAAAAAATTCTTTATGTCCATGGGCGCGTTTCTTGTACTGCTTATAATACTGTTTACAGTGCCTAACCCAATTAACCGCAACCCAATAACCGACAGGTTAAAACAGAGCTTTGATTTAACCGGCGATTCCGCGGCTGTAAGGCTTTTTTACTGGGAATCCGCCCTTCAGATGGCGGCAGCTAAACCTGTGTTCGGCGCGGGCATAGGCGGCTTTAGTCTGAACACCGCATATTATCAGCGCAGGGTTTATGACCGCTGGCTTAAAGCGGCGCCAAAGATGGCGGCCAAAGTGGAACCGCATGTGGAGCTTTACACCCATAATGATTTTCTTCAGACCCTTGCGGAAAACGGCTTTACGGGTTTTGGAATTTATTTGCTGCTTTTCTTTTCCGCTTTTTTCATTTCAATTAAACTTGCATTAAAGGAAGAAAATCTTTTTTATAAAAACCTTCTTATAGGAATAACAGCTTCTTTTACCGCGTTTTTAATAAACGGGCTTTTTAATTTCCCGTGGAGGGTTACGCCCACGCTTATTCTTTTATGGGCGCTGTTTGGCGTCTTTTCGCTTTACGAAAAACGCTCCGCCCTGCAGATAAAAAAGATTCCCGCTGTGCCTTTAGCGGTTATCCTTGGAATTTGCGCTTTTATTTTTTCTGTCATTCAGGTCAGGGTATTTTATGCCAACGTGCTTGTTAAACAGGGTCAGGCACAGTTTGCCGCCGGAAACTACACACAGGCGCGCGACACTTTTGAAAAATCACTGGCTTCTAATGCCCGCGGCACGGACAGCATAGAACTTGTTTTATACGCGGGCAACGCGTATAACGCGCTTACGGACACTGACACCGCAATAAAATATTACAACCGCGGCCTTGCCATGTTCCCCCATTTTATAGAGTCACATTACAACGTGGCAAATGTCTATATGGCAAAAGGAATGAACGAACAGGCGCTTGAAGAATATGAAAAGACACTGGCGCTTAACCCAAAATTTACGGCAGCCATGAATAACATGGCAAATTTATATTTTAACAGC contains these protein-coding regions:
- a CDS encoding 6-bladed beta-propeller, whose translation is MSVVFVTKWGGYGTEDGQFYYPSRVAVDSTGNVYVTDSGNNRIKKYTSAGVFMTKWGSYGTSDGYFYNPYDVAVDSTGNVYVSDAANDRIQKFTSAGVFITTWGSEGTADGKFDGPRGIAVDSAGNVYVTDSNNHRIQKFTSAGMFIKKWGSEGNSDGQFYSPYGVAVDSTGNIYVSDFDNNRIQKFTSEGVFVAKWGSFGTGDGQFDEPHGVAVDSAGNVYVADKDNCRIQKFTSEGVFVIKWGSYGNGNGQFNDPCGVAIDSAGNVYVVDGGNNRIQKFAQQ
- a CDS encoding RNA polymerase subunit sigma-24 codes for the protein MEEKQLVKLAKDGDRRAFEALAASCAKEIYNLALRLCGDRHKAQDIAQDAFVNAYKSIGSFREDSPFSAWVRRIAVNAWKNTVRYEIRRFFTKHDSLDDNYESDDGEMKKQYASSDPPADKVLEDRQKNDEIYAVLALLNPDAREMIVLRDMEEKSYDEIAAMTGLNTGTVKSRIARAREAFKQKFIKMQGG
- a CDS encoding 6-bladed beta-propeller, which gives rise to MNSPAAGEDQIINPTLTPRIVMPLYIIGGSDKQFNYPRGVAADSTGNIYVTDSGNCRIQKFTSAGVFLTKWGSEGNADGQFSSPDGVAIDSADNVYIADRLNHRIQKFTSAGVFITKWGSSGNADGQFNYPWGVAADSAGNIYVTDSDNYRIQKFTSEGVFITKWGSRGTGDGQFWGPTGVAADSAGNVYVADEDNSRIQKFTSAGVFLTKWGGFGYGEGQFYNPYGVAVDSSDNVYVVDQYNERIKKFTSAGVLITIWGGCGGGDGEFHNPFGIAVDLTGNIYVADTYNSRIQKFAPQ
- a CDS encoding 6-bladed beta-propeller, which translates into the protein MLMGGNNIKKIIVISVMLCVALISCKETSSPVAPDKLAVTFVTKWGSYGTGDGQFYYPAGVAVDSAGNVYVSDYENYNIQKFTSAGVFVKKWGSEGTADGQFDASMGLAVDSVDNVYVVDSWNNRIQKFTSSGVFITKWGSGGTGDGEFNNPMRVAVDSAGNVYVSEYGNHRIQKFTSEGTFITKWGSLGTGDGEFKAPMGIAVDSAGNVYVVDNDNYRIQKFTSEGVFVTKWGSYGTGNIQFHEPNEVAVDSYGNVYVTDVGNNRIKKFTSEGVFVTNWGGYGSGDGQFNGPVGVAVGSAGNIYVADSSNYRIQKFVQQ
- a CDS encoding 6-bladed beta-propeller, whose translation is MLNRGDNMKKIIVISVMLCVVLISCKKASLPAAADNPEINPIVTFAAKWGNYGTGDGQFSYPSGIAASAAGDVYVVDQDNNRIQKFTSEGVFVTKWGNQGTEDGQLSYPCGIAVDSTGNIYVTEYGNARIQKFTSAGVFITKWGSFGTEDGKFWNPSDVAIDSTGNVYVSDSGNRRIQKFSSEGVFITKWGSQGTEDGQFGYPYGIAIDSADNIYVADENNDRIHKFTSTGVFVAKWGSEGTADGQFNDPCGVEVDSASNIYVVDSTNSRIQKLTSTGVFITKWGSEGTADGQFDGPDGIAVDTTGNIYVTDMYNDRIQKFVEQ